The following DNA comes from Fibrobacter sp. UWH6.
TTCCTGGCTGCTTTCCATAAAAACCTCTAATTTACTGCACAAAATGTAACTACATTGCCGGGCTCTGTCAAGCCGGAACACACGGCCAGGCCAAAATTGCGTAGTCGCTGTTTAAAGTCGCTATTTCCGCTGCGATTTTTGACCGAGCGAAGTCAAGCCAGGTTGTATTTCTGAATGTTGACTGTTTAGCTGCAACTAGAAGGCTGCGGTGCTAAAGCCGAATACAGACTAAAAATGACGATTGCATAGTAAGTATGTTCGCTAAAATTGTTTTTGACCATCTAGCATGATTCTAAAAGGTCATTTTGAGACTCCTTAAACAGGCGCATTTGAGCCTTGCATTCGGTCTTTAAATGTTTTGCCGCTTTCCTAAAAGACAAAAAGGTAAAACCGCCGCTGATGGGAATTCCTAAAAAGGGAATCGCATGGCACGCAATAGATGCAAGTTTACCCTTAGCCAAAGCCTGTAAGGTAACTCGAATTTTCTGATTCGTCCATCAAGTCAGGGAAACCGTAAATGTAGGCGATCTTTTGTGAAAGCATCAAAACTTGTGCAAAATACTGACTCATATCTGTCGCAGCCAAGCCCAATGCTAAATAAGGATTTGACGGTGCTCCAGACGCGGCGGACAATGCAGTCACTGCGAGAGTATGATTTTTTATGGCCGCATCAGCAATTGTATCCAGAATTTTTTCATTAACCAGATCATACGGTTTCAGTTCACAAATGGGCCAGGAATTTTTAGTGCTAATTCAAATGACTTTTCAAATAAAGTCAGTCCCATGGAGGTTGATTTTTTTCTTCTACAGATTCTAATTCTGATGAATTGGATGCTTCATTCAAATCTTCATTGTCTTGGTCTTTCATTTCACAAACTCGTATTTACAGTTTAGCTCGCCTTATCTATTAATTTGACAATTTTAATATACTGAACGTTAATGTATGCAAAATCACCTTTTTTTGGTTCATTTGAGCCAATAAAAGTCCTTGTAGACGAAAAAAAATTTTTTGTATTCTAACATATTGACTTTTGGAATACAAGATGTTATATTGTATTCCATGAATTCAATTATAGAATACAAAAACTATCGCATATATATCCAGGCGTATTATGAAAAACGTAAGGCGCTGGGTTTTACTTGGCGTGATTTCGCAGCCCAGTCGGGGTTCAGTTCGCCTGTTTTTTTAAAGTATGTGAGCGAAGGGAAAAAGAACTTAAGCCCCGTTGCGGTGGAACGCGTGGCTAACGCCATGTCGTTGACTGGGTTTGAACTGGTTTACTTCAGGGCCATGGTCCGCTATGATCAGGCTAAGAATGATTCTGAAAAACAGTCCGCCTTTGCTGACATGGAGGCCGTGGCTGATGCGAACAAGACGCGAATCATGGGCATTGATGAATTCACGTATTTCAATTCCTGGAAATACCCCGTCATTCGTGAATTGGCTGTCGCTATGCCTGGCGCCAGTTTGCAGGATATTGCGGATGCCTGCTGCAGGCCGATTTCTTTGACGGAAGTATCGGACGCGTTGGAATTTTTGACGAATGCTAGACTTTTGAAAAAAGACAAAAATGGAAGATACAGGCTTGCTGAAAAGATCCTTTCTTCGGGTTCTGCCGACTTTGTTCCTCTGGCCGTTCGGAACATGCACAAACAGATGGGCACCTTTGCCTTGGAATCCATTGAGAATGTCCCTCAGGACGAACGCAAGTTTACGGGACTTACCATGGGAGTTTCGGAAGAAGATTACGGGCGAATTGTTGCTGAACTTGCGGAGTGCAGGCGTCGCATCATGTCTATCGTT
Coding sequences within:
- a CDS encoding TIGR02147 family protein yields the protein MNSIIEYKNYRIYIQAYYEKRKALGFTWRDFAAQSGFSSPVFLKYVSEGKKNLSPVAVERVANAMSLTGFELVYFRAMVRYDQAKNDSEKQSAFADMEAVADANKTRIMGIDEFTYFNSWKYPVIRELAVAMPGASLQDIADACCRPISLTEVSDALEFLTNARLLKKDKNGRYRLAEKILSSGSADFVPLAVRNMHKQMGTFALESIENVPQDERKFTGLTMGVSEEDYGRIVAELAECRRRIMSIVSSGKNVDRVYRLNMQLFPMSQKLKKNNEDFTEKG